A window of the Brassica napus cultivar Da-Ae chromosome C5, Da-Ae, whole genome shotgun sequence genome harbors these coding sequences:
- the LOC106364727 gene encoding uncharacterized protein LOC106364727 produces the protein MKDNRSKDEIVRILQQQHAIPVYLTMKAWDQIEIESPGFFEEYFVQTLLNPDAESEQRKQTNKQKPYSFLATQVSFLCFFFIWPSTDQGPTQLASTSMGTAGRDTGASSSSLHVPPPTGDALIPVQQALSSGTAQNVPIVTRAQVPPLTVLTRTA, from the exons ATGAAAGACAACAGGAGCAAGGATGAAATTGTGAGgattctacaacaacaacatgcTATCCCAGTTTACTTGACCATGAAAG CTTGGGATCAAATTGAAATCGAGTCTCCAGGTTTCTTTGAGGAGTATTTTGTCCAAACACTGTTGAACCCCGATGCAGAAAGTGagcaaagaaaacaaacaaacaaacaaaaaccctATTCCTTTCTTGCCACTCAAGTTTCattcttgtgttttttttttatttggccATCGACTGATCAAGGACCTACTCAACTCGCATCAACTT cAATGGGGACTGCTGGGAGAGATACTggtgcatcatcatcatccttgcATGTTCCTCCTCCAACTGGTGATGCCCTAATCCCTGTGCAGCAGGCACTTTCTTCCG GAACTGCTCAAAATGTCCCGATAGTTACTCGTGCACAAGTTCCTCCACTAACTG TACTAACGAGAACTGCTTAA